From Xenopus tropicalis strain Nigerian chromosome 3, UCB_Xtro_10.0, whole genome shotgun sequence, the proteins below share one genomic window:
- the ilf3 gene encoding interleukin enhancer-binding factor 3 isoform X5, whose translation MRPMRIFLNDDRHVMAKHSVVYPTQEELEAVQNMVSHTERALKAVSDWIDQQEKDCSGEQEQPEPEEPETTEEGKDSEGKTGENPTRTLRGVMRVGLVAKGLLLKGDLDLELVLLCRDKPTISLLKRVADNLVLQFETVSEDKYEVIQNIREASIVIKNTKEPPLTLNIRLTSPLVREEMEKLSAGETLTVSDPPDVLDRHKCLAALASLRHAKWFQARANGLKSCVIVIRVLRDLCTRVPTWEPLRGWPLELLCEKAIGTANRPMGAGEALRRVLECLSSGILMPDGPGLYDPCEKEASDALEHLERQQREDITQSAQHALRLAAFGQLHKVLGMDPLPTKIPKKTKVETPTIDYTVQIPPSTTYAMPALKRPMEEDGEDKSPSKKKKKIQKKDEKSEPPQAMNALMRLNQLKPGLQYKLISQTGPVHAPIFTMSVEVDEKTFEASGPSKKTAKLHVAVKVLQDMGLPTGMEEKEEATDESEQKPVVQTPAQPADSTQTDSAADQAESAKQQGPILTKHGKNPVMELNEKRRGLKYELISETGGSHDKRFVMEVEVDGVKFQGSGSNKKVAKAYAALAALEKLFPDYTTYAEAPKKKRPPMMPRGGPKFAGKQHNQGFGMMYNEVPPPQAMRGRGRGGMNRGRGRGRGGFGGGNHGGYMNSGGYGGGYGGNYNYQTSATAGYSDFFTDCYGYHDFASA comes from the exons atg CGTCCCATGCGCATCTTTTTGAATGATGACCGCCATGTCATGGCAAAGCACTCTGTGGTGTATCCCACTCAGGAGGAGTTGGAGGCTGTACAGAACATGGTATCCCACACAGAGCGGGCCCTAAAGGCAGTCTCTGACTGGATTGATCAGCAAGAAAAAGATTGCAGTGGAGAGCAAGAACAACCAGAGCCAGAAGAACCTGAGACAACAGAGGAGGGCAAGGACAG CGAAGGAAAAACTGGAGAGAATCCAACAAGGACTCTACGTGGCGTGATGAGGGTTGGACTTGTTGCCAAAGGGCTTCTTCTGAAGGGAGACTTGGACCTTGAACTTGTGCTGTTGTGCAGAGACAAACCCACAATTTCTCTCCTAAAAAGGGTGGCAGATAACCTTGTCCTGCAGTTTGAG ACAGTATCTGAGGATAAATATGAAGTCATACAGAACATAAGAGAAGCTTCAATTGTTATCAAAAACACTAAAGAGCCCCCTCTGACTCTCAACATCCGTCTCACATCCCCCCTGGTCCGAGAAGAGATGGAGAAACTGAGCGCTGGAG AAACGCTAACAGTCAGCGATCCTCCGGACGTTCTGGACAGGCACAAATGCCTTGCTGCATTGGCGTCACTCCGACACGCCAAGTGGTTCCAg GCTAGGGCTAATGGACTGAAATCCTGCGTGATTGTCATTCGTGTGCTGCGGGATCTGTGCACACGTGTACCAACATGGGAGCCTCTTCGGGGATGG CCTCTAGAACTTCTTTGTGAGAAGGCAATTGGAACAGCAAACAGGCCTATGGGTGCCGGGGAGGCACTAAGGAGAGTTCTGGAATGCCTTAGCTCTGGGATCCTCATGCCAG ATGGACCTGGTTTGTATGACCCTTGTGAAAAAGAGGCTAGTGATGCTCTTGAGCATCTTGAAAGACAACAAAGAGAGGACATCACACAGAGTGCACAG CATGCACTGAGATTAGCAGCTTTTGGGCAATTGCACAAAGTCTTGGGCATGGACCCATTACCTACAAAGATTCCAAAGAAAACCAAGGTTGAAACACCCACCATTGACTATACAG TCCAGATTCCTCCCAGCACCACCTATGCCATGCCAGCTCTCAAGCGCCCCATGGAGGAGGATGGAGAAGACAAGTCGCCaagtaagaagaaaaagaagattcAGAAGAAAG ATGAGAAGAGCGAACCCCCACAAGCTATGAATGCGTTAATGAGGCTGAACCAGCTCAAGCCAGGTCTGCAGTACAAGCTGATATCCCAGACAGGACCTGTACATGCACCTATCTTTACGATGTCCGTGGAAGTAGATGAAAAGACATTTGAAGCTTCAGGTCCTTCAAAGAAGACGGCAAAGCTCCATGTAGCAGTCAAA GTGCTGCAAGACATGGGTCTCCCTACCGGTATGGAGGAAAAGGAAGAAGCAACTGATGAATCGGAACAGAAACCAGTTGTACAAACTCCAGCACAGCCAGCTGATTCCACACAAACTGATTCTGCTGCAGATCAAGCAGAG AGTGCAAAGCAGCAGGGACCTATTCTCACAAAGCATGGCAAGAACCCTGTCATGGAATTGAATGAGAAAAGACGTGGCCTGAAATATGAACTGATCTCAGAGACCGGTGGCAGTCACGATAAGCGCTTTGTAATGGAG gttGAGGTTGATGGTGTGAAGTTTCAAGGATCTGGCTCTAACAAGAAAGTGGCAAAAGCTTATGCTGCACTTGCTGCCCTAGAAAAACTATTCCCAGACTACACAACATACGCAGAAGCTCCCAAGAAAAAGAGACCACCTATGATGCCACGAGGAGGTCCCAAATTTGCAggaaag cagCATAACCAAGGTTTTGGAATGATGTACAATGAGGTACCCCCTCCTCAAGCCATGAGAGGTCGTGGTAGAGGTGGAATGAATCGCGGCAGAGGAAGAGGCCGAGGTGGATTTGGTGGAGGAAACCACGGTGGCTACATGAACTCTG GTGGCTATGGTGGAGGTTATGGTGGAAACTACAACTATCAAACTTCTGCGACGGCAGGATACA GTGACTTTTTCACAGACTGCTACGGTTATCATGATTTTGCATCTGCCTAG
- the ilf3 gene encoding interleukin enhancer-binding factor 3 yields MRPMRIFLNDDRHVMAKHSVVYPTQEELEAVQNMVSHTERALKAVSDWIDQQEKDCSGEQEQPEPEEPETTEEGKDSEGKTGENPTRTLRGVMRVGLVAKGLLLKGDLDLELVLLCRDKPTISLLKRVADNLVLQFETVSEDKYEVIQNIREASIVIKNTKEPPLTLNIRLTSPLVREEMEKLSAGETLTVSDPPDVLDRHKCLAALASLRHAKWFQARANGLKSCVIVIRVLRDLCTRVPTWEPLRGWPLELLCEKAIGTANRPMGAGEALRRVLECLSSGILMPDGPGLYDPCEKEASDALEHLERQQREDITQSAQHALRLAAFGQLHKVLGMDPLPTKIPKKTKVETPTIDYTVQIPPSTTYAMPALKRPMEEDGEDKSPSKKKKKIQKKDEKSEPPQAMNALMRLNQLKPGLQYKLISQTGPVHAPIFTMSVEVDEKTFEASGPSKKTAKLHVAVKVLQDMGLPTGMEEKEEATDESEQKPVVQTPAQPADSTQTDSAADQAESAKQQGPILTKHGKNPVMELNEKRRGLKYELISETGGSHDKRFVMEVEVDGVKFQGSGSNKKVAKAYAALAALEKLFPDYTTYAEAPKKKRPPMMPRGGPKFAGKHNQGFGMMYNEVPPPQAMRGRGRGGMNRGRGRGRGGFGGGNHGGYMNSGGYGGGYGGNYNYQTSATAGYSDFFTDCYGYHDFASA; encoded by the exons atg CGTCCCATGCGCATCTTTTTGAATGATGACCGCCATGTCATGGCAAAGCACTCTGTGGTGTATCCCACTCAGGAGGAGTTGGAGGCTGTACAGAACATGGTATCCCACACAGAGCGGGCCCTAAAGGCAGTCTCTGACTGGATTGATCAGCAAGAAAAAGATTGCAGTGGAGAGCAAGAACAACCAGAGCCAGAAGAACCTGAGACAACAGAGGAGGGCAAGGACAG CGAAGGAAAAACTGGAGAGAATCCAACAAGGACTCTACGTGGCGTGATGAGGGTTGGACTTGTTGCCAAAGGGCTTCTTCTGAAGGGAGACTTGGACCTTGAACTTGTGCTGTTGTGCAGAGACAAACCCACAATTTCTCTCCTAAAAAGGGTGGCAGATAACCTTGTCCTGCAGTTTGAG ACAGTATCTGAGGATAAATATGAAGTCATACAGAACATAAGAGAAGCTTCAATTGTTATCAAAAACACTAAAGAGCCCCCTCTGACTCTCAACATCCGTCTCACATCCCCCCTGGTCCGAGAAGAGATGGAGAAACTGAGCGCTGGAG AAACGCTAACAGTCAGCGATCCTCCGGACGTTCTGGACAGGCACAAATGCCTTGCTGCATTGGCGTCACTCCGACACGCCAAGTGGTTCCAg GCTAGGGCTAATGGACTGAAATCCTGCGTGATTGTCATTCGTGTGCTGCGGGATCTGTGCACACGTGTACCAACATGGGAGCCTCTTCGGGGATGG CCTCTAGAACTTCTTTGTGAGAAGGCAATTGGAACAGCAAACAGGCCTATGGGTGCCGGGGAGGCACTAAGGAGAGTTCTGGAATGCCTTAGCTCTGGGATCCTCATGCCAG ATGGACCTGGTTTGTATGACCCTTGTGAAAAAGAGGCTAGTGATGCTCTTGAGCATCTTGAAAGACAACAAAGAGAGGACATCACACAGAGTGCACAG CATGCACTGAGATTAGCAGCTTTTGGGCAATTGCACAAAGTCTTGGGCATGGACCCATTACCTACAAAGATTCCAAAGAAAACCAAGGTTGAAACACCCACCATTGACTATACAG TCCAGATTCCTCCCAGCACCACCTATGCCATGCCAGCTCTCAAGCGCCCCATGGAGGAGGATGGAGAAGACAAGTCGCCaagtaagaagaaaaagaagattcAGAAGAAAG ATGAGAAGAGCGAACCCCCACAAGCTATGAATGCGTTAATGAGGCTGAACCAGCTCAAGCCAGGTCTGCAGTACAAGCTGATATCCCAGACAGGACCTGTACATGCACCTATCTTTACGATGTCCGTGGAAGTAGATGAAAAGACATTTGAAGCTTCAGGTCCTTCAAAGAAGACGGCAAAGCTCCATGTAGCAGTCAAA GTGCTGCAAGACATGGGTCTCCCTACCGGTATGGAGGAAAAGGAAGAAGCAACTGATGAATCGGAACAGAAACCAGTTGTACAAACTCCAGCACAGCCAGCTGATTCCACACAAACTGATTCTGCTGCAGATCAAGCAGAG AGTGCAAAGCAGCAGGGACCTATTCTCACAAAGCATGGCAAGAACCCTGTCATGGAATTGAATGAGAAAAGACGTGGCCTGAAATATGAACTGATCTCAGAGACCGGTGGCAGTCACGATAAGCGCTTTGTAATGGAG gttGAGGTTGATGGTGTGAAGTTTCAAGGATCTGGCTCTAACAAGAAAGTGGCAAAAGCTTATGCTGCACTTGCTGCCCTAGAAAAACTATTCCCAGACTACACAACATACGCAGAAGCTCCCAAGAAAAAGAGACCACCTATGATGCCACGAGGAGGTCCCAAATTTGCAggaaag CATAACCAAGGTTTTGGAATGATGTACAATGAGGTACCCCCTCCTCAAGCCATGAGAGGTCGTGGTAGAGGTGGAATGAATCGCGGCAGAGGAAGAGGCCGAGGTGGATTTGGTGGAGGAAACCACGGTGGCTACATGAACTCTG GTGGCTATGGTGGAGGTTATGGTGGAAACTACAACTATCAAACTTCTGCGACGGCAGGATACA GTGACTTTTTCACAGACTGCTACGGTTATCATGATTTTGCATCTGCCTAG